AGGGTAATTTCTGGAATTTGAGGTGAACATAAACTTGATCTAGGGTCAAGGTACTGGCATTGAGGACAGGCATAATTTTATTTTGGCAATCCTTTTGTAAATTATACGAGATTGATCCGTTCAAACCGCAAAGAGTGAGATGCGGCGCTTCGCGCCGCATCTCACTCTTTGCGGTTTATGATTTATTTTAATTGCGGACAGCTTCAAACAGACGAGAGAAATAAAATGAGGTAGCTGTAAATTCTTTGCGTTTGATCGTGAAACCTAACTTCTTCAGAACTTGGCGCACATCTGACTCCTTGTGCAAATAAGCGCGAGTCGCTTTGCTTGGGCCTGGAACCATATCTCCAACTTTCTTCATCAATACATAGTAAGGATTTTTAGGGGCAAAGCTGAGGATTAAACGAGATTTAGCAAGAGAAGCTAGATGGGAGATCATCGCTTCTGATTCGCGATCGGGATAGTGGATCAATACATCCAGACAAATTACAGTGTCATATTCTCCAGACAAAGCTGCCAAATCCTTGACTTCAAAGATCGGGTTTTCAGGATCGGCAGCTCGGCTCTTGCCTTCACCTACCATCTTTTCGGAAATATCACTGGCATATACCTTTGCACCCATTGCCGAGAGGGGAATGCTGAGACTACCAGTACCGCAACCTGCATCACAGACGGTTTGTCCTAGGGCATTTTTGTCATTTTTAAACCAATCCAATACATAATCGACGGTCTGTTGATGCCCAGTCCGAATATCTTGCTGCACTCGGTTGACATCACCTTCACCATAAATCCGTCGCCAGCGATCGAAGCCTGTGGAATTAAAATAATCGCGAACTATTTCTTTGTCTTTGGGGGATTCTTTAGCTGATGTATTGTTGAGTGCTTTATTAGCCATGATTGTGAAGAAAGCTTACAAAAAGATGATTTTAACCTAGAAAGGAGAAGCAGCACGAAGCGATGCCTCCCCTTATCTAGGTTTTATACTAAACTAAAGCAGCCGCCAGAAAAATTTGCTATGCAACTCAATCGCATCATTGCTCTCGTTTTAGTCGCCGTTTGCTTTATCTCAGCCACATTTGGTATTCAGCGCCGCCAAATGGATGAAGCTTTAAATTTAAAGAAAGTACTCGATCGCGATCGCCTTGAACTAGTCTCCCTAGATGGTGCAATTTCTGGAGCAAGGGCTTCATCATCGGGTGCGATGGCAGTACGAGATCGCTTGCGCGAACTAATCGAAGAAGACTCTGTAAAGGGTGTATTGCTATCAATTAATAGCCCTGGAGGAACCGTCGGCGCAAGCAAGGAACTCTACGAAGCGGTTAAGGACTTGAGCGCGAAAAAACCCGTTGTGGTGAGTATGCTCGATCAGGCGACTAGTGGTGGTTATTATGCAGCAAGTTCAGCAACTAAAATTTATGCCAATGCTGGCACATTGACAGGTAGTATCGGCGTAATTTTGAGTGGGTTTAATGCCAAGGAATTACTAGATCGCGTAGGTATCCAATCCCAAACGATTAAAACTGGCCCCTACAAAGATATTTTTTCGCCATTTCGTGAGCTAGGTGATCCAGAGCGTGCCCTATTGCAAGAACTGTTGCAAAGTACCTATCAAGAATTTATTACCGATGTATCCAAGGGGCGCAAACTAGATTTAGAAGTGGTGCGCAAGCTGGCGGACGGACGCATTTATACGGGACAACAAGCTAAAGAGAATAAACTGGTTGATGCCTTAGGAACTTTGGATACAGCGATCGCAGATTTACGTGATTTATCCAGAAAAAAATTCAAGTTGCCAGAGCAAAGCGAATTACCAATTCGTAAATCTCCTGCTTCCTTTGAAAGACTTTTAGATCAATTGCTCAGTCAAACTAGTGTTAGTATTGCCTTGCCATTTTTTGATATTGCTGGTGCTGGCAATATTTCTGGTGCGATCGCTGATCAGCTAACCTCAAAACTAACAGGTCACAATATGCAAGCAGGAAATTACGATCCACCAATTTTATTAATGCCAAGCTGGTTTAATTAAAGTGGCTTGAGACATATTACATAGTTATTAGATGGCTTAAAGCGTCAAAAAGTAGTTGTTTAAATTTATGAAAGCCCAGCATCTGAAATCCAAAACAATTTCTGAAGATACTAGTTATCAAGTCGAGCACTTAATTCTTCAGCTTGACAATGTAAAACATATTGCTGAGTCAGATTTTTGGATTTCAACCGATGAGCTTAAGATTTTACTAAGTCTTGATGATAACTTCGTTGAAAGACTGAATAAAGAAGTATCATCTCAAATTCAAGACTATAGGTTTTCTTGGCGAAACTTTGAATGTATTTTAGTTGATCGTCAATTTGGAAAAGGCTTTTGGGCTATTAGGCAAAAAACAGATGTATTCGTAAATACTAATAATAGTTCTCTTCAAATACCAGCTTATCTTCCTGCTATTCAAGACCCCAAACCATCCACAACTAGAGAGTCAATCCTCTTAAAGATTCCGCCAGATCCTGAAATCATTCCATCTCCCTATGCACTAATTGATGATTTTCTTACGCCAAATCAACTAAACGATTTATTGCGATATAGCATTAGTAAACAACCTGAGTTTATCCCCACCACTAACTCAGCTGCTGACCCCAACTATCGGCGCTCATTTTATCTGATGCACTTCCCTGAGTTCTCAGAACTTATGATTAATCTAGTAAGAAAAATTACACCTCAAATCATCACTCACTTAGATATAAATAACTTTGCGATTGGGCAAATTGAGTCGCAAATGACTGCCCATAATCACGGCAATTATTACAAAATTCATAATGATAACGGCAGTCCAGACTGTGCAACAAGAGTACTTACCTATGTGTATTACTACTGTCGCGAGCCTAAACCTTTCACTGGTGGCGAGTTAGTAATCTATGACAGTAAAATCGAAAATGGCCATTACGTTGCTGCAGACTCCCGCAAAGTGATTCAGCCCACTAATAACACGATTGTCTTTTTCCCAAGCGGATGTATGCATGAAGTATTACCTGTGAGTTGCCCAACGGAATATTTTGCTGATAGTCGCTTCACGATTAATGGTTGGGTGAGGCATATCTAAGCCGATTCTTCGAGTTTTCAGAGTCTACAGCGCTGAAAACTCGAAAATAATATCTTTACTTCTTTGTTGTTGTTATGGTTTAGCTAGTTTTTGTTTAAC
The Pseudanabaena sp. BC1403 genome window above contains:
- the sppA gene encoding signal peptide peptidase SppA, which gives rise to MQLNRIIALVLVAVCFISATFGIQRRQMDEALNLKKVLDRDRLELVSLDGAISGARASSSGAMAVRDRLRELIEEDSVKGVLLSINSPGGTVGASKELYEAVKDLSAKKPVVVSMLDQATSGGYYAASSATKIYANAGTLTGSIGVILSGFNAKELLDRVGIQSQTIKTGPYKDIFSPFRELGDPERALLQELLQSTYQEFITDVSKGRKLDLEVVRKLADGRIYTGQQAKENKLVDALGTLDTAIADLRDLSRKKFKLPEQSELPIRKSPASFERLLDQLLSQTSVSIALPFFDIAGAGNISGAIADQLTSKLTGHNMQAGNYDPPILLMPSWFN
- the bchM gene encoding magnesium protoporphyrin IX methyltransferase, translating into MANKALNNTSAKESPKDKEIVRDYFNSTGFDRWRRIYGEGDVNRVQQDIRTGHQQTVDYVLDWFKNDKNALGQTVCDAGCGTGSLSIPLSAMGAKVYASDISEKMVGEGKSRAADPENPIFEVKDLAALSGEYDTVICLDVLIHYPDRESEAMISHLASLAKSRLILSFAPKNPYYVLMKKVGDMVPGPSKATRAYLHKESDVRQVLKKLGFTIKRKEFTATSFYFSRLFEAVRN
- a CDS encoding 2OG-Fe(II) oxygenase, which codes for MKAQHLKSKTISEDTSYQVEHLILQLDNVKHIAESDFWISTDELKILLSLDDNFVERLNKEVSSQIQDYRFSWRNFECILVDRQFGKGFWAIRQKTDVFVNTNNSSLQIPAYLPAIQDPKPSTTRESILLKIPPDPEIIPSPYALIDDFLTPNQLNDLLRYSISKQPEFIPTTNSAADPNYRRSFYLMHFPEFSELMINLVRKITPQIITHLDINNFAIGQIESQMTAHNHGNYYKIHNDNGSPDCATRVLTYVYYYCREPKPFTGGELVIYDSKIENGHYVAADSRKVIQPTNNTIVFFPSGCMHEVLPVSCPTEYFADSRFTINGWVRHI